The proteins below come from a single Felis catus isolate Fca126 chromosome A1, F.catus_Fca126_mat1.0, whole genome shotgun sequence genomic window:
- the LTC4S gene encoding leukotriene C4 synthase isoform X2, with amino-acid sequence MPLTVNTTQNPGVSFTIRTAYFSLQVISARRVFRVSPPLTTGPPEFERVYRAQVNCSEYFPLFLATLWVAGIFFHEGAAALCGLVYLFARLRYFQGYARSPQQRLAPLYTSASALWLLVALAALGLLVHFLPAALRASLLGPFRTLLPRV; translated from the exons ATGCCCTTGACAGTGAACACAACACAGAATCCTGGAGTTTCTTTCACCATAAGGACAG CCTACTTCTCCCTGCAGGTGATCTCTGCACGCAGAGTCTTCCGCGTGTCGCCGCCGCTCACCACCGGCCCGCCCGAGTTCGAGCGTGTCTACAGAGCCCA aGTGAACTGCAGCGAGTACTTCCCGCTGTTCCTCGCCACGCTCTGGGTCGCCGGAATCTTCTTTCACGAAG GTGCGGCGGCCCTGTGCGGTTTGGTCTACCTTTTCGCACGTCTCCGCTACTTTCAGGGCTACGCGCGCTCGCCGCAGCAAAG GCTGGCTCCCCTGTACACGAGCGCGAGCGCGCTCTGGCTGCTGGTAGCGCTGGCGGCGCTCGGCCTGCTAGTCCACTTTCTCCCGGCCGCGCTGCGCGCCTCGCTCCTTGGACCGTTCCGGACGCTGCTGCCCAGGGTTTGA
- the LTC4S gene encoding leukotriene C4 synthase isoform X1: protein MKDDVALLATVTLLGVLLQAYFSLQVISARRVFRVSPPLTTGPPEFERVYRAQVNCSEYFPLFLATLWVAGIFFHEGAAALCGLVYLFARLRYFQGYARSPQQRLAPLYTSASALWLLVALAALGLLVHFLPAALRASLLGPFRTLLPRV, encoded by the exons ATGAAGGACGACGTGGCTCTTCTGGCCACTGTCACCCTCCTGGGAGTCCTGCTGCAAG CCTACTTCTCCCTGCAGGTGATCTCTGCACGCAGAGTCTTCCGCGTGTCGCCGCCGCTCACCACCGGCCCGCCCGAGTTCGAGCGTGTCTACAGAGCCCA aGTGAACTGCAGCGAGTACTTCCCGCTGTTCCTCGCCACGCTCTGGGTCGCCGGAATCTTCTTTCACGAAG GTGCGGCGGCCCTGTGCGGTTTGGTCTACCTTTTCGCACGTCTCCGCTACTTTCAGGGCTACGCGCGCTCGCCGCAGCAAAG GCTGGCTCCCCTGTACACGAGCGCGAGCGCGCTCTGGCTGCTGGTAGCGCTGGCGGCGCTCGGCCTGCTAGTCCACTTTCTCCCGGCCGCGCTGCGCGCCTCGCTCCTTGGACCGTTCCGGACGCTGCTGCCCAGGGTTTGA
- the LTC4S gene encoding leukotriene C4 synthase isoform X3: MKDDVALLATVTLLGVLLQGDLCTQSLPRVAAAHHRPARVRACLQSPSELQRVLPAVPRHALGRRNLLSRRCGGPVRFGLPFRTSPLLSGLRALAAAKGLRWRTPGRRNGRKARASGRTREGVLSLSLIFN, from the exons ATGAAGGACGACGTGGCTCTTCTGGCCACTGTCACCCTCCTGGGAGTCCTGCTGCAAG GTGATCTCTGCACGCAGAGTCTTCCGCGTGTCGCCGCCGCTCACCACCGGCCCGCCCGAGTTCGAGCGTGTCTACAGAGCCCA aGTGAACTGCAGCGAGTACTTCCCGCTGTTCCTCGCCACGCTCTGGGTCGCCGGAATCTTCTTTCACGAAG GTGCGGCGGCCCTGTGCGGTTTGGTCTACCTTTTCGCACGTCTCCGCTACTTTCAGGGCTACGCGCGCTCGCCGCAGCAAAG GGTTTGAGATGGAGGACGCCAGGTCGACGGAACGGGAGAAAAGCCAGAGCTTCCGGGAGGACAAGGGAGGGGGTGCTCTCTTTATCCTTAATCTTCAATTAA